One window of uncultured Erythrobacter sp. genomic DNA carries:
- a CDS encoding TonB-dependent receptor, protein MQGAALCALAVGGAQAVQAQDAGSGDVQQGEARQGGIQEIVVTATKRTEDLQDVAIAVQAIGSEALDQLGVSTFDDYLVQLPGVSAGGGGPGQSTIYIRGLASTTPANSIAGVAGLAPNVALYLDEQPVSQPGRNLDVYAADLERVEVLSGPQGTLFGASSQAGTVRLITNKPVIGEFQAKVKAGIAFTDGGESSQNFEAMFNLPIGDSFAVRVVGYIDNQGGYIDNVPGTRSVADSARFRPAGTVRENGVPVSAARAGFQAGADLSAVNFILADNAALVEDNINDSQYIGFRASARYEINPDWSITVAHARQELDTDGVFSVDPTLGSDDIQRFVPENLEDRFHNTSWTVEGRIAGLDVVYTGAYTDRDSDQVADYTEYLFVGQYHPYYICDGSVTYPGAAAPSGTCQAPTSQTDAVSQTRVFTQELRFNTPDDYWLRATAGGFYSDLELEERVDFQYLGNVLANPFGGFPDNFPQPGVYNSDPGPFPAETIFRNDIRRTDKQYGIFGEVTADLSEQFSLTFGARYYDVEVDFEGSANGSFCNAGGTDQNAFGTNISDLFDGDGSFTFIGSCNAALRQTFTLDQSVADIQAAGLSERQATQVFNSLRAPDTASTDGFIFKGTANWTPTEDLLFYATYSEGFRPGLLNRPGGASNGAGTFTVPFAIDTDEVTNYEIGWKMNLADNQVRFNGNAFFVDIQNLQTTIFDPNITNLFFSDNAANAEILGIEADLTVAPYALDGLTVTAAFSILDTEITEVLTPTNDVVLGSELAFAPSFQGNLLVRYEWDLSDTWVAHIQPQFTYSASQETDIIQINRITLPDWSTVNLSLGITNDSWSFEIFGDNLTNASAPISGNFINDRSRIVISRPLTAGARVSFRY, encoded by the coding sequence ATGCAGGGGGCCGCACTTTGTGCGCTCGCAGTCGGAGGGGCGCAGGCCGTACAGGCACAGGATGCCGGTTCAGGCGATGTCCAGCAGGGTGAAGCCCGTCAGGGCGGCATTCAAGAGATTGTCGTTACTGCGACAAAGCGAACCGAAGATCTGCAAGACGTTGCGATCGCCGTTCAAGCGATCGGCAGTGAAGCGCTTGATCAGCTCGGCGTCTCAACGTTTGACGACTATCTCGTGCAATTGCCGGGCGTTTCCGCTGGCGGCGGCGGCCCAGGCCAAAGCACCATCTACATCCGCGGGCTTGCCTCGACGACTCCGGCAAACTCGATCGCGGGTGTCGCTGGTCTTGCTCCAAACGTGGCGCTCTATCTCGATGAGCAGCCTGTCTCGCAGCCGGGCCGTAACCTTGACGTCTACGCAGCTGACCTTGAGCGCGTCGAAGTGCTTTCAGGCCCGCAGGGTACGTTGTTCGGCGCTAGTTCGCAGGCCGGTACCGTTCGTCTGATTACCAACAAGCCGGTGATCGGTGAATTCCAGGCGAAGGTCAAAGCAGGGATCGCTTTCACAGACGGGGGTGAATCCAGCCAGAATTTTGAGGCAATGTTCAACCTGCCGATCGGCGACAGTTTTGCTGTTCGCGTGGTCGGCTATATCGACAACCAGGGCGGCTACATCGACAATGTGCCCGGCACCCGGAGTGTGGCCGACAGCGCCCGTTTCCGTCCAGCGGGTACCGTTCGTGAGAATGGTGTGCCTGTCAGCGCGGCACGTGCTGGTTTCCAGGCAGGGGCTGACCTTTCGGCGGTCAACTTCATCCTGGCAGACAACGCGGCCCTGGTCGAAGACAACATCAACGATTCACAATATATCGGCTTCCGTGCATCGGCCCGGTATGAAATCAATCCGGATTGGTCGATTACCGTCGCGCATGCGCGGCAAGAGCTGGACACCGACGGCGTGTTCTCGGTCGACCCAACACTCGGCAGCGATGACATCCAGCGCTTCGTGCCTGAAAATCTGGAAGACAGGTTCCACAACACCAGCTGGACGGTTGAAGGGCGAATTGCCGGTCTCGATGTAGTCTATACCGGTGCCTACACGGATCGCGATTCCGATCAGGTTGCTGATTACACCGAGTATCTGTTCGTCGGTCAGTACCATCCGTATTATATCTGCGATGGGTCGGTGACCTATCCGGGTGCAGCTGCTCCTTCGGGAACGTGCCAGGCGCCGACGTCGCAAACCGATGCCGTGTCACAGACCCGCGTTTTCACACAGGAACTGCGCTTCAACACGCCGGATGATTACTGGCTCCGCGCTACTGCCGGCGGCTTCTACAGCGATCTCGAACTCGAAGAACGCGTCGATTTCCAATATCTTGGCAATGTCCTGGCTAACCCGTTTGGGGGCTTCCCGGACAACTTCCCGCAGCCCGGCGTTTACAACTCCGATCCGGGACCGTTCCCAGCCGAGACGATCTTCCGCAACGATATCCGCCGCACTGACAAACAGTATGGCATCTTTGGCGAAGTAACGGCCGATCTGAGCGAGCAGTTCTCTCTCACCTTCGGTGCACGCTATTATGACGTCGAAGTTGATTTCGAAGGTAGCGCGAACGGCTCGTTCTGTAATGCTGGCGGTACCGATCAGAATGCTTTCGGTACCAACATCAGCGACCTGTTCGATGGTGACGGTAGCTTCACCTTCATCGGTAGTTGTAACGCTGCCCTGAGGCAGACATTCACACTTGATCAGAGCGTGGCTGACATCCAGGCGGCTGGGCTTAGCGAGAGGCAGGCCACTCAGGTCTTCAACTCGTTGCGTGCGCCTGACACGGCATCGACCGATGGCTTTATCTTTAAGGGTACAGCCAACTGGACGCCGACAGAAGATCTGCTGTTCTATGCAACCTATTCAGAAGGCTTCCGTCCGGGTCTCTTGAACCGCCCGGGTGGTGCTTCGAATGGCGCTGGAACCTTCACGGTGCCGTTTGCGATCGACACCGACGAAGTCACCAATTACGAAATCGGTTGGAAGATGAACTTGGCCGACAACCAGGTCCGGTTCAACGGCAATGCGTTCTTCGTTGATATTCAGAATCTGCAGACAACCATCTTCGATCCGAATATCACCAACCTCTTCTTCTCCGATAATGCGGCGAATGCCGAAATTTTGGGGATCGAGGCAGACCTCACCGTTGCGCCTTATGCTCTGGACGGTCTGACCGTCACGGCGGCATTCTCCATTCTGGACACGGAGATTACCGAGGTTCTGACGCCTACCAATGATGTGGTCCTGGGTTCGGAGCTGGCGTTTGCGCCGAGTTTCCAGGGTAATCTGCTGGTGCGTTACGAATGGGATCTTTCCGACACGTGGGTGGCTCACATCCAGCCGCAGTTCACCTATTCTGCGTCGCAGGAAACCGACATCATCCAGATCAACCGGATCACATTGCCCGATTGGTCAACGGTAAATCTGTCGCTGGGGATCACCAACGATAGCTGGTCGTTCGAAATCTTTGGTGACAACCTCACCAATGCGAGCGCACCCATCAGCGGTAACTTCATCAACGACCGCTCACGCATTGTGATTTCACGGCCACTCACAGCGGGCGCGCGCGTCAGCTTCCGCTATTAA
- a CDS encoding sulfotransferase — MGLAGIGRPLSFHRDRNSSQDMAENAKSGDSKIADAQRLMYQGDFEGAIDRLSDQLDPTSPDIEALYLTAVCHRYLKQHDQALELVQQLKQIVPDFGRALQEEGHVFRDSGQMDRALEAYRRACQSNPALHASWNSQAKILASQGNLEASAAAKAQADRLNSLPKELVAVTHLMHEGKILKAESLCRNFLIVNKTHVEGMRLLAEIGVRLGVMEDAEFLLESALEFEPANIQVRIDYVQVLRKRQKFKAALEQAKHLYDTDPSSPVFQSLYAIEAMQTGDYEQAFDLFDKVLEKLPDDPSTLTSRGHALKTVGRHDDAIKSYQSAFAVDPGFGDAYYGLANLKTYRFSDAELKQMHEQLEHDRLTYLNQVHVCFALGKAHEDRGEYEKSFKFYEEGNGLKRTQSRYEAKVMTAEFDAQIEHCDRDLFAKHAGAGCAAKDPIFVVGLPRAGSTLIEQILASHSQIDGTLELPNILTLSHQLRGRKLESGKSEYPRVLRELTAKQLSDMGQDYIDSTAIHRQGAAYFVDKMPNNFRHIGLIHLILPNAKIIDARREPMACCFSGFKQLFAEGQEFTYGLHEVGSYYRDYVGLMEHWEEVLPGRILRVQHEDVLDDLEGQVARILDYVGVPFEQACVEFHKTKRAVRTASSEQVRQPINKSAVDQWRNFEPWLDPLKEALGPTREQYR; from the coding sequence TTGGGGCTGGCCGGTATCGGCCGGCCCCTTTCATTTCATCGGGATCGGAATTCAAGTCAGGATATGGCTGAGAACGCGAAAAGTGGCGATAGCAAGATCGCAGACGCTCAGAGGCTAATGTATCAGGGTGATTTTGAGGGAGCCATAGATCGCCTTTCAGATCAACTTGACCCCACGTCGCCAGACATCGAAGCCCTATATCTGACCGCTGTTTGTCATCGGTATCTCAAGCAACATGATCAAGCCTTGGAGCTTGTTCAGCAGCTGAAACAAATTGTTCCTGACTTCGGCCGTGCTCTTCAGGAAGAAGGTCATGTCTTTCGCGATTCCGGTCAGATGGATCGCGCTTTGGAGGCCTATCGCCGTGCCTGCCAAAGCAATCCGGCGCTTCACGCCAGCTGGAACTCGCAGGCGAAAATCCTGGCTTCACAAGGCAATCTTGAGGCTTCGGCTGCTGCGAAGGCGCAGGCGGACCGTCTGAATTCGCTGCCCAAGGAGCTGGTGGCGGTCACCCACCTTATGCATGAAGGCAAGATCCTGAAGGCAGAAAGCCTTTGTCGCAACTTCCTGATCGTCAATAAGACCCATGTCGAAGGGATGCGGCTGCTGGCCGAAATTGGCGTTCGGTTGGGCGTCATGGAAGATGCCGAGTTCCTGCTTGAAAGCGCGCTGGAGTTTGAACCGGCAAATATACAGGTGCGGATCGATTATGTGCAGGTCCTGCGCAAACGGCAAAAGTTCAAGGCGGCGCTCGAGCAAGCGAAGCACCTCTATGACACCGATCCGTCCAGCCCGGTTTTTCAATCGCTCTACGCTATAGAAGCGATGCAGACGGGTGACTACGAGCAGGCATTCGATCTGTTCGATAAGGTCTTGGAGAAGCTGCCCGATGATCCTTCAACTCTAACGTCGCGCGGCCATGCGCTCAAAACGGTTGGCCGGCACGATGATGCGATCAAATCTTACCAAAGTGCCTTTGCCGTCGACCCTGGGTTTGGCGATGCCTATTATGGGCTGGCCAATCTCAAAACCTACAGATTCAGCGATGCCGAGCTTAAGCAGATGCACGAGCAGCTAGAGCATGACCGGTTGACCTACCTCAATCAGGTCCATGTCTGCTTTGCCTTGGGCAAGGCTCATGAAGATCGCGGCGAGTATGAAAAATCGTTCAAATTCTACGAGGAAGGAAACGGGCTCAAGCGCACCCAGTCTCGCTATGAGGCGAAGGTGATGACGGCGGAATTTGATGCCCAGATCGAGCATTGTGACCGTGATCTGTTTGCCAAGCATGCCGGAGCAGGCTGTGCGGCCAAAGATCCGATCTTTGTGGTTGGGCTGCCTCGTGCTGGATCGACATTGATCGAGCAGATATTGGCGTCACATTCGCAGATCGACGGAACGCTCGAACTGCCGAACATCCTGACCCTTTCCCACCAGCTGAGGGGGCGCAAGCTCGAGAGCGGGAAATCGGAATATCCAAGGGTTCTGCGCGAGCTAACCGCTAAGCAACTGTCGGATATGGGACAGGACTACATCGACAGTACTGCCATCCACCGTCAGGGTGCGGCCTACTTTGTAGACAAGATGCCCAACAATTTCCGGCATATAGGGCTGATCCATCTGATATTGCCCAATGCCAAGATCATCGATGCTCGGCGAGAGCCGATGGCGTGCTGCTTCTCGGGCTTCAAGCAGCTCTTCGCCGAAGGTCAGGAGTTCACTTACGGGCTTCATGAAGTCGGCAGCTATTACCGCGATTACGTTGGCCTCATGGAGCATTGGGAAGAAGTCCTGCCCGGTCGGATTCTGCGCGTCCAGCACGAGGATGTTCTGGACGACCTCGAAGGGCAGGTCGCAAGAATTCTCGATTATGTCGGCGTGCCGTTTGAACAGGCCTGCGTTGAATTTCACAAGACGAAACGCGCCGTTCGAACCGCAAGTTCGGAACAAGTGCGACAGCCCATTAACAAGTCGGCGGTCGATCAATGGCGCAACTTTGAGCCATGGCTTGATCCGCTAAAAGAGGCGCTAGGGCCGACGCGCGAGCAATATCGGTGA
- a CDS encoding Ldh family oxidoreductase — protein sequence MSTVQLTLDEVHSLAAETLTRHGCDDENAGAVARVITDAERDGCHSHGLMRMAGYVATLKSGKVNGKARPKVEQIAPAVVRVDGDGGFAPMALLAGRQPLIDCARKNGIAALALVDIYHFAALWAEIEPLAEAGLCALACTSYKPAVIPAGGKKALYGTNPIAFGWPRKSGEPVVFDQATSVVARGEVMLAAREGHQMAEGVGVDADGNPTTDPNAILEGSLLAFGGHKGSSLAMMVELLAGGLIGESFSFEAAKRDNNDGGPPQGGEFILAMDPGMFGDREGWLDHSETLFEKITEQEGVRLPGDRRRTNRERNLRDGISLPQSVYDKILQL from the coding sequence TTGAGCACAGTTCAGCTGACATTGGATGAGGTTCATAGCCTCGCTGCCGAGACGCTTACGCGGCATGGCTGCGACGATGAGAATGCAGGTGCTGTGGCACGGGTGATCACTGATGCAGAACGGGACGGGTGCCACTCACATGGTCTGATGCGGATGGCCGGTTATGTCGCCACTCTCAAGTCAGGCAAGGTCAACGGCAAAGCGAGGCCAAAGGTTGAGCAGATCGCGCCTGCGGTTGTGCGCGTCGATGGCGACGGCGGCTTTGCCCCGATGGCGCTGTTGGCGGGGCGGCAACCCCTGATCGATTGCGCAAGAAAAAACGGGATCGCGGCGCTAGCGTTGGTCGACATCTATCACTTCGCGGCACTTTGGGCAGAGATCGAGCCTCTGGCCGAGGCAGGCCTGTGTGCGCTCGCCTGCACATCCTATAAACCTGCGGTGATACCGGCGGGCGGCAAGAAAGCGCTGTACGGGACCAACCCGATCGCCTTTGGCTGGCCGCGCAAGTCCGGCGAGCCTGTCGTATTCGACCAAGCCACATCGGTAGTCGCGCGCGGCGAAGTTATGTTGGCGGCGCGCGAAGGGCACCAGATGGCTGAAGGGGTAGGCGTCGACGCAGATGGTAATCCGACCACTGATCCGAACGCCATCCTCGAAGGTTCACTGCTCGCGTTCGGCGGACACAAGGGCTCTTCGCTTGCGATGATGGTCGAATTGCTTGCAGGCGGGTTGATCGGAGAGAGTTTCAGCTTTGAGGCGGCCAAGCGCGATAACAATGACGGCGGACCGCCCCAAGGCGGCGAGTTCATCCTTGCGATGGACCCCGGCATGTTTGGCGATCGTGAAGGCTGGCTCGATCATAGCGAGACATTGTTCGAAAAAATCACTGAGCAGGAAGGCGTGCGTCTTCCCGGTGACCGCAGGCGGACAAATCGGGAGCGCAATCTGCGCGATGGGATTTCGCTGCCGCAATCGGTATATGACAAGATCCTCCAGCTCTAG
- a CDS encoding DUF3726 domain-containing protein, which produces MVLPGETAVRLMPEADVSRGPALSRNELLAFLRRVFEALLGKRCDYEAVAEQIVWLECHGLGGLDMLRACLTRLDLEEQNVESHLPGAFSVGGGAIDLDAGGGSLLCFGDLLTDMLIVQSAEQGSCRIEIADLREGQAVLPQLHRMALAGCFAAARVRNPQDGTSWSAHITAASRLPALSGCSGSSGCADAVSMSLICASSEPALRSAMHAFDPHWPEPTIASDQLAANYKRSLDSGIPVGDLSALAAIADRVLVEATEESRRGAGE; this is translated from the coding sequence ATGGTACTTCCCGGTGAAACCGCAGTTCGCCTGATGCCGGAAGCGGATGTGAGCAGAGGTCCAGCCTTGTCACGCAATGAGTTGCTTGCATTCTTGCGCCGTGTTTTCGAAGCCCTGCTAGGCAAAAGATGCGATTATGAAGCCGTTGCCGAGCAAATTGTCTGGCTCGAATGCCATGGGCTAGGCGGGCTCGATATGCTGCGTGCTTGTCTGACACGGCTCGATCTTGAGGAGCAGAATGTCGAAAGCCATCTACCAGGCGCATTTTCGGTAGGTGGTGGGGCGATCGATCTGGATGCTGGCGGTGGGAGCCTCCTGTGCTTCGGCGATCTGTTGACGGATATGCTGATCGTGCAAAGCGCCGAACAGGGGAGCTGCCGGATCGAGATTGCCGATCTGCGCGAAGGGCAGGCAGTTCTCCCGCAGCTTCACCGCATGGCGCTGGCGGGTTGCTTTGCCGCCGCCCGGGTCCGGAATCCGCAAGATGGCACAAGCTGGAGCGCGCATATAACCGCCGCGTCACGCCTCCCTGCGTTGAGCGGATGTAGCGGTTCGTCTGGATGCGCCGACGCAGTTTCGATGAGCCTCATTTGCGCTTCCAGCGAACCAGCTTTGCGCAGCGCAATGCATGCATTCGATCCCCATTGGCCTGAGCCAACGATTGCTTCTGACCAATTGGCAGCGAACTACAAACGGAGTCTCGATAGTGGCATCCCGGTTGGCGACCTTTCCGCGCTCGCCGCTATTGCTGATCGTGTGCTCGTCGAAGCGACTGAAGAATCGCGGCGTGGGGCGGGCGAATAG
- a CDS encoding aldehyde dehydrogenase family protein has product MTETYRNLIDGNWADGGDLVANINPSDHSDIIGHYSAASVDDVEQAIAAARRAVPVWVATGLEQRKAALDFIGDELIARCEEIGHVIAREEGKTIAEGKGEAFRSGQFFQYYAAECLRQIGEQAASVRPGVDVEVTREPVGVVGVITPWNFPVAVAAWKIAPALAFGNCVVLKPSETVPASAAILADIIHRSGVPAGVFNMVIGKGRDIGNALAGAPDIDAITFTGSVGVGRQIAQNAIQNMARIQLEMGSKNALVVLNDADMDLAVQCAIGGAFFGTGQKCTASSRLVVEQGVHDEFVERMIAAADALVVGHALDEATQIGPVVTERQLQQNLDYLELGKNEGAELATGGDLLKLATKGNFMRPAIFTGTSNAMRINREEIFGPITSIIKVADYDEALAVSNDTDFGLTSGIMTNSLNRVRHFKRHSQSGCVMVNLPTAGTDYHVPFGGRKASSYGPREQGTYAKDFYTIVKTTYIGG; this is encoded by the coding sequence GTGACGGAAACCTACAGAAACCTCATCGACGGCAATTGGGCTGACGGGGGCGATCTAGTCGCGAACATCAATCCATCCGATCATTCGGACATTATTGGCCACTACTCGGCTGCCAGCGTTGACGATGTCGAGCAGGCGATTGCAGCGGCGCGACGTGCTGTTCCGGTCTGGGTGGCGACTGGACTGGAGCAGCGCAAGGCGGCACTTGATTTCATCGGTGACGAGCTAATCGCGCGCTGCGAAGAGATCGGACATGTCATCGCGCGCGAAGAAGGCAAGACGATCGCTGAAGGCAAAGGCGAGGCGTTTCGTTCGGGCCAGTTCTTCCAGTATTATGCGGCTGAATGCCTGCGCCAGATCGGCGAGCAGGCAGCGTCTGTGCGTCCCGGTGTCGATGTCGAAGTGACGCGCGAGCCGGTTGGTGTGGTTGGCGTGATAACGCCGTGGAATTTCCCCGTTGCGGTTGCAGCCTGGAAGATTGCCCCCGCCTTGGCCTTCGGCAATTGCGTCGTCCTCAAGCCTTCGGAAACGGTTCCCGCAAGCGCGGCGATCCTTGCTGATATCATTCACCGCAGTGGAGTTCCTGCAGGTGTGTTCAACATGGTCATCGGCAAGGGGCGCGATATTGGCAATGCTCTAGCCGGTGCGCCTGACATCGACGCCATCACGTTTACCGGATCGGTCGGAGTTGGCAGGCAGATCGCCCAGAATGCGATCCAGAACATGGCGCGCATCCAGCTCGAGATGGGCAGCAAGAATGCGCTCGTGGTCCTCAATGATGCGGATATGGACCTCGCTGTCCAATGCGCGATTGGTGGAGCATTCTTTGGCACAGGGCAAAAGTGCACGGCCTCGTCGCGATTGGTAGTTGAACAAGGCGTGCATGACGAATTCGTCGAGCGGATGATTGCGGCGGCTGATGCGCTCGTCGTCGGGCATGCGCTCGATGAGGCGACACAAATTGGCCCAGTCGTGACAGAGCGTCAATTGCAGCAGAATCTCGACTATCTGGAACTCGGCAAAAACGAAGGGGCCGAGCTGGCAACTGGCGGCGATCTTCTGAAGCTGGCCACCAAAGGCAACTTCATGCGGCCTGCCATCTTCACCGGCACCAGCAACGCGATGCGGATCAATCGCGAAGAGATATTCGGGCCGATCACGAGCATCATCAAGGTTGCGGATTATGATGAAGCGCTGGCGGTGTCCAATGACACCGATTTCGGGCTTACATCAGGCATCATGACCAACTCGCTGAACCGGGTGCGCCACTTCAAACGGCACTCGCAATCGGGCTGCGTGATGGTCAACCTCCCGACCGCTGGGACCGACTACCACGTTCCCTTCGGTGGCCGGAAAGCCTCGAGCTATGGCCCGCGCGAGCAGGGCACATACGCCAAGGACTTCTACACGATTGTCAAGACCACTTACATCGGCGGATAG
- a CDS encoding membrane dipeptidase — protein MTKDDLLIIDALQYVNWNRELFEQAREGGLDAIHVTITYWENFAEAEANIAQWERHFSECGDLVMPVKKASDIEAAREAGRIGIILGFQNCSPVEDDLHNVARLHDMGVRIMQLSYNNQSLLATGCYEDDDAGITRFGREVIKEMNRVGMLIDMSHSAEKSTLQAIELSQRPIAITHANPSSFHAALRNKSEDVLKALSESGGMLGVSLYPFHLHNGPDCKREEFCQMVYDAANLMGIDRVGIGSDLCQNWGYETLEWMRSGKWTFKPDYGEGSAANADWPRQPDWFRDSRDFMNLAHGLRDTGFSEDEVRKVMGGNWLEFFRDAFAPASGAGA, from the coding sequence ATGACCAAGGACGATCTGCTGATCATCGATGCCCTTCAGTATGTGAACTGGAACAGGGAATTGTTCGAGCAGGCCCGCGAGGGCGGTCTCGATGCTATCCACGTAACGATTACCTACTGGGAAAACTTCGCCGAAGCCGAAGCCAATATCGCGCAATGGGAACGCCATTTTTCAGAGTGCGGCGACTTGGTCATGCCGGTGAAAAAGGCAAGTGACATCGAGGCGGCACGCGAAGCGGGCAGGATTGGGATTATCCTCGGCTTTCAGAATTGCTCGCCGGTGGAAGATGATTTGCACAATGTCGCGCGGCTGCACGACATGGGCGTGCGGATCATGCAGCTCAGCTATAACAATCAAAGCCTGCTTGCGACGGGCTGCTACGAGGATGATGACGCTGGCATCACCCGTTTCGGGCGCGAGGTTATCAAGGAGATGAACCGTGTCGGCATGCTGATCGACATGTCCCACAGCGCAGAGAAATCGACCTTGCAGGCGATCGAGCTCTCGCAGCGCCCAATCGCAATCACCCACGCCAACCCCTCCAGTTTCCATGCGGCTTTGCGCAACAAGTCGGAGGATGTGCTCAAAGCGCTTTCGGAATCGGGCGGTATGCTGGGTGTCAGCCTGTATCCCTTCCACTTGCACAACGGGCCGGATTGCAAGCGCGAGGAATTTTGCCAGATGGTGTACGATGCGGCCAATCTGATGGGCATTGATCGAGTCGGTATTGGTTCGGATCTCTGCCAGAACTGGGGTTACGAAACGTTGGAATGGATGCGCAGCGGCAAATGGACCTTCAAGCCTGATTACGGCGAAGGCAGCGCTGCAAATGCTGACTGGCCGCGCCAACCGGACTGGTTCCGCGACAGCCGCGACTTTATGAACCTTGCGCATGGCCTGCGCGATACTGGTTTTTCGGAAGACGAAGTGCGCAAGGTGATGGGGGGTAACTGGCTCGAATTCTTCCGTGATGCATTTGCACCGGCTTCCGGTGCAGGCGCCTGA
- a CDS encoding LysR family transcriptional regulator → MRAFVAVGQLESFKLAARELLRTQPAVSLAISQLEEAVGVKLLERTTRKVLLTTEGEHFMPVAARLIRDFDAALSDLNATSERRSGHVSLAVLPSVATRLLPEVCRQFSEEFPGISVHMIDDNSKGIEQRLARNEVDFGIGGRPRGRTDLDYRLLLEDRIELICHRDHPLAQEKGPIAWTELEGHRFLDSGLHNLTKAQDLIGKTQYEFSTTTLLFAMLKANFGVTVLPSLAAQNADPELVSRPLVDPEDTRSIFLITKKGWSLSPAGEAMIETILQTIPAIVEQLRLKNVRVRYTDTDFKDLVSLHVGASHSG, encoded by the coding sequence TTGCGTGCATTCGTGGCAGTCGGTCAGCTCGAGAGTTTCAAGCTGGCCGCGCGCGAGCTCCTGAGAACTCAACCCGCCGTCTCACTGGCCATCAGCCAGCTTGAGGAAGCTGTTGGGGTCAAGCTGCTCGAACGCACCACGCGCAAGGTGTTGCTGACGACCGAAGGCGAGCATTTCATGCCGGTTGCCGCGCGACTCATCCGCGACTTTGATGCGGCGTTGTCGGACCTCAATGCAACGTCCGAGCGGCGAAGCGGGCATGTCAGCCTTGCAGTGCTTCCTTCGGTTGCGACCCGTCTCCTGCCCGAGGTGTGCCGCCAGTTCTCTGAAGAGTTCCCTGGAATCTCGGTTCACATGATCGACGACAATTCCAAGGGTATCGAGCAGCGGTTGGCCCGCAACGAGGTCGACTTCGGGATCGGCGGACGGCCTCGCGGGCGCACGGATCTCGACTATCGCTTGCTGCTGGAGGACAGGATCGAGCTGATCTGCCACCGCGACCATCCGTTGGCGCAGGAGAAGGGGCCGATTGCTTGGACAGAATTGGAAGGCCACCGGTTCTTGGATTCCGGCCTGCATAACTTGACCAAGGCGCAAGATCTGATCGGTAAGACGCAGTATGAGTTTTCGACCACGACCCTGCTCTTCGCCATGCTTAAGGCGAATTTCGGGGTTACTGTCCTGCCTTCGCTGGCGGCACAGAACGCCGATCCTGAGCTGGTGTCGCGTCCTTTGGTTGACCCCGAGGATACGCGCTCAATCTTCCTCATCACCAAGAAAGGTTGGTCGCTCTCACCAGCCGGCGAGGCGATGATCGAGACAATCCTTCAGACGATTCCAGCGATTGTCGAGCAACTGCGGCTGAAAAACGTGAGGGTCCGGTATACCGACACCGATTTCAAGGATCTGGTCTCGCTTCACGTCGGGGCTTCTCACAGCGGATAA